In Triticum aestivum cultivar Chinese Spring chromosome 5B, IWGSC CS RefSeq v2.1, whole genome shotgun sequence, the following proteins share a genomic window:
- the LOC123115014 gene encoding cation-chloride cotransporter 1-like, with product MAMLCGLVGHHHRHSTQGPLTRQDSLVRSSSGLHVLLEMLPILAQVLQGHLAPYFMAPPGKRSRHLRHPEIWRLENLTEIPSTFMSTINDCMIDNKVMVIVKGLDEWPNEFQRQYETIDLYWIVRDGGLMLLLSQLLLTKPAFENYKIQVFYILEEDTDAAELKTDVKKFLYDLRMHAEVIVVTMKSCESHVESSSSGAQPDDSQEAYTSAQQRVDKFLFTMFKLNSTILRHSRMAAMLLVRLPPPPLNHPAYFYMEYMDLLVENVPRMLTVRRYRRDVVRFFT from the exons ATGGCCATGCTCTGTGGTTTGGTTGGGCACCACCATCGCCATAGTACACAGGGCCCCCTGACCCGCCAGGATAGTCTGGTCCGGAGCAGCAGTGGGCTGCATGTGTTGCTGGAGATGCTCCCCATCCTGGCGCAGGTCCTGCAAGGGCACTTGGCCCCGTACTTCATGGCTCCGCCCGGCAAGCGCAGCCGTCAT CTGCGGCACCCTGAGATTTGGCGCCTTGAGAATCTGACAGAGATACCGTCAACATTTATGAGTACCATAAACGATTGCATGATTGATAACAAGGTCATGGTTATCGTGAAGGGTCTTGATGAGTGGCCGAATGAGTTCCAGAGACAGTATGAGACTATTGACCTGTATTGGATTGTGCGAGATGGAGGACTGATGCTTCTTTTGTCTCAGCTCCTGCTCACAAAACCGGCCTTCGAAAACTACAAGATCCAAGTCTTCTACATACTTGAAGAGGACACTGATGCTGCAGAGCTAAAAACTGATGTAAAAAAGTTCTTGTACGATCTTAGGATGCATGCCGAGGTCATTGTCGTGACTATGAAGTCCTGTGAATCTCATGTGGAGAGCAGTAGCAGTGGTGCACAACCAGATGATTCCCAAGAGGCCTACACAAGTGCACAACAAAGGGTCGATAAATTCCTCTTCACAATGTTTAAGTTGAACTCCACAATACTAAGGCACTCCAGGATGGCAGCTATGCTGCTAGTGAGGCTCCCTCCGCCACCGCTGAATCATCCTGCATACTTCTACATGGAGTACATGGATCTGCTTGTAGAGAACGTCCCACGCATGTTGACAGTTAGGAGATATAGAAGAGATGTTGTCAGATTTTTTACTTGA